The following proteins are encoded in a genomic region of Streptomyces sp. NBC_01723:
- a CDS encoding ABC transporter permease translates to MSAVVADAPAGEETGVRGSSNGTLLALARFEARRLLTSPPVVVAFVAYLAWIGWRTPDSWDGYPALQDADRSTQTMPMLVGLAVLVCANFAVLRSGRHGTEHHFGVLVMPRRRRTAAHALSVVPAALLTAVCVGGQFTWEALKPGAVGHGSPAELAVGPLVVLVFGMFGVLLARVVRSALAGPLTVVLLLYTFVLGTGPDGADGMSWLAPVVVETGAGALPSELLGRPAAWHALYLAGVALCLALLAVLVAGGRSIVVRTGVVLGLAVAVTGGVLQARGVAPSPELTAARERAVSDPGLRCAERGRSTYCAFPEWTPRVGTWAGVVDRVQALAGGSAHERRLDVRQRVVATYGLVNDAAMAPQTGAGQVTVGTAWGGNRVPEFSSAVAAVLVAGSEKAGSEVCDGRMVTLMWLSLSWQDDPVNALRRVRVDDSVRGSAIVLSPTEPLSMTAGQTDVVRRLLEKPPAGVGERVKAHWSELTAPGVTTARAAELLGVAGPEKADSCEE, encoded by the coding sequence GTGAGTGCCGTGGTCGCCGATGCCCCGGCGGGTGAGGAGACCGGGGTGCGGGGCTCCTCGAACGGGACTCTGCTCGCGCTGGCGCGGTTCGAGGCGCGGCGGCTGCTGACGAGTCCTCCCGTGGTCGTCGCCTTCGTGGCGTATCTCGCCTGGATCGGCTGGCGTACGCCCGACTCCTGGGACGGGTATCCCGCCCTCCAGGACGCCGACCGGAGCACCCAGACGATGCCGATGCTCGTCGGGCTGGCCGTCCTGGTGTGCGCCAACTTCGCCGTGCTGCGCTCCGGACGGCACGGTACCGAGCACCACTTCGGGGTGCTGGTGATGCCGCGCCGGCGCCGTACGGCGGCCCACGCGCTGTCCGTCGTACCGGCCGCCCTGCTCACCGCGGTGTGCGTGGGCGGGCAGTTCACCTGGGAGGCGCTCAAGCCGGGCGCGGTCGGGCACGGTTCGCCGGCCGAGCTGGCCGTCGGTCCGCTGGTGGTGCTGGTGTTCGGGATGTTCGGGGTGCTGCTTGCCCGGGTGGTCCGGTCGGCGCTCGCGGGGCCGCTGACGGTGGTGCTGCTGCTGTACACGTTCGTCCTCGGCACGGGGCCGGACGGCGCGGACGGCATGTCCTGGCTGGCGCCGGTCGTCGTGGAGACCGGTGCCGGCGCCCTGCCGTCCGAGCTGCTGGGGCGGCCCGCCGCCTGGCACGCCCTCTACCTGGCGGGCGTGGCCCTGTGCCTGGCCCTCCTCGCGGTGCTCGTCGCCGGCGGGCGGAGCATCGTCGTCCGGACGGGTGTCGTCCTGGGGCTGGCCGTGGCGGTCACCGGGGGCGTCCTGCAGGCCCGGGGAGTCGCGCCGTCACCGGAGCTGACCGCCGCCCGTGAGCGTGCCGTGTCGGACCCGGGACTGAGGTGCGCCGAGCGCGGCCGGTCGACGTACTGCGCCTTCCCCGAGTGGACGCCCCGCGTCGGCACCTGGGCCGGAGTCGTGGACCGGGTCCAGGCGCTGGCCGGGGGCTCCGCGCACGAACGGCGGCTCGACGTACGGCAGCGGGTCGTCGCCACGTACGGGCTGGTCAACGACGCCGCGATGGCTCCGCAGACCGGCGCCGGACAGGTGACGGTGGGTACCGCCTGGGGCGGCAACCGGGTGCCCGAGTTCTCCAGCGCCGTCGCCGCCGTGCTCGTCGCGGGCAGCGAGAAGGCGGGGAGCGAGGTCTGCGACGGGCGGATGGTCACCCTCATGTGGCTCTCCCTGAGCTGGCAGGACGACCCGGTGAACGCCCTGCGCCGGGTCCGGGTGGACGACAGTGTGCGGGGGTCCGCGATCGTGCTGTCGCCCACCGAGCCGCTGTCCATGACGGCGGGCCAGACGGACGTCGTACGGCGGCTGCTGGAGAAGCCGCCCGCCGGGGTCGGCGAGCGGGTGAAGGCGCACTGGTCCGAGCTGACCGCGCCGGGCGTCACGACCGCCCGCGCCGCCGAACTGCTCGGTGTGGCCGGGCCGGAGAAGGCGGACTCGTGCGAGGAGTGA
- a CDS encoding ABC transporter ATP-binding protein, with the protein MTPTVSASGLSLHYGRTRALDDVSLRLTPGVTGLLGPNGAGKTTLLRVLATAVPADHGAFTVLGHDPGTSRGRQEVRRRLGYLPQTPGFHQDFTAFEFVDYVAILKELAGRRERHREVRRVLEDVGLGDVRGRKIKKLSGGMRQRVALAAALVGDPGFLVLDEPTVGLDPEQRMRFRELIAGAGEGRTVLLSTHQTEDVAMLCHRVVVMAEGVVRFDGTPAELTARAEGRVWSSAERDPGARAGWRTGTGAFRNVGDPPAGAEPAEPTLEDGYLLVLDGDGNGAEVAA; encoded by the coding sequence ATGACCCCCACTGTTTCCGCGTCCGGGCTCAGCCTTCACTACGGGCGCACCCGGGCCCTCGACGACGTGTCGCTGCGGCTCACCCCGGGCGTCACCGGGCTGCTCGGACCCAACGGGGCAGGGAAGACCACCCTGTTGCGCGTACTCGCCACCGCCGTGCCCGCCGACCACGGGGCCTTCACCGTGCTCGGGCACGACCCGGGTACCTCGCGCGGGCGGCAGGAGGTGCGGCGGCGGCTCGGGTACCTGCCGCAGACGCCCGGCTTCCACCAGGACTTCACCGCCTTCGAGTTCGTCGACTACGTCGCGATCCTGAAGGAGCTGGCGGGGCGGCGGGAACGCCATCGCGAGGTGCGGCGGGTGCTGGAGGACGTCGGGCTCGGGGACGTACGCGGACGGAAGATCAAGAAGTTGTCCGGGGGGATGCGGCAGCGGGTCGCCCTGGCCGCCGCCCTGGTGGGCGACCCGGGGTTCCTGGTGCTGGACGAGCCGACCGTGGGTCTCGATCCCGAGCAGCGGATGCGGTTCCGCGAGCTGATCGCCGGGGCGGGGGAGGGCCGGACCGTGCTGCTCTCCACCCACCAGACCGAGGACGTGGCGATGCTCTGCCACCGGGTCGTCGTGATGGCCGAAGGCGTGGTGCGGTTCGACGGGACACCGGCCGAACTGACCGCCCGCGCCGAGGGGCGGGTCTGGAGCAGTGCGGAGCGGGATCCGGGGGCGAGGGCCGGGTGGCGTACCGGGACCGGTGCGTTCCGGAACGTCGGGGATCCGCCCGCGGGGGCGGAGCCGGCCGAACCCACCCTGGAGGACGGCTATCTCCTCGTCCTCGACGGTGACGGCAACGGTGCGGAGGTGGCCGCGTGA
- the mshD gene encoding mycothiol synthase — protein sequence MTSDDTARPGRPRSIETLAELTPEQTGAVLALLTEAARNDGQHAVSEQGRLHLRGPAREGIAHLLLTVDGELVGYAQLEGTDPIEPPAAELVVHPSHRGQGHGRALGSALLAASGKRLRVWAHGGHSAARHLAQVLGLTLFRELRQMRRPLAGLDLPDPRLPEGVTVRAFVPGQDDAAWLAVNAAAFAHHPEQGSLTQRDLDDREAEEWFDPAGFFLAERAGELIGFHWTKVHAEERLGEVYVLGIRPDVQGGGLGKALTTIGLRHLAGQGLPTAMLYVDADNKAAVSVYERLGFVTHETDLMYRTES from the coding sequence ATGACCAGCGACGACACCGCGCGGCCCGGCCGCCCCCGCTCGATCGAGACCCTCGCCGAACTGACCCCGGAGCAGACCGGCGCGGTCCTCGCCCTGCTCACCGAGGCGGCCCGGAACGACGGGCAGCACGCCGTGTCCGAGCAGGGCCGGCTGCACCTGCGCGGCCCCGCGCGGGAGGGCATCGCGCACCTCCTGCTCACCGTCGACGGCGAACTCGTCGGCTACGCCCAGCTCGAGGGCACCGACCCGATCGAGCCGCCGGCCGCCGAACTGGTCGTCCACCCCTCGCACCGGGGCCAGGGGCACGGACGCGCCCTGGGCTCCGCGCTGCTCGCCGCCTCCGGCAAGCGGCTGCGGGTCTGGGCGCACGGCGGCCACTCCGCCGCCCGGCACCTCGCGCAGGTGCTCGGCCTGACGTTGTTCCGCGAACTGCGGCAGATGCGACGGCCCTTGGCCGGCCTCGACCTGCCGGACCCGCGGCTGCCCGAGGGGGTCACCGTCCGCGCCTTCGTACCCGGGCAGGACGACGCGGCCTGGCTCGCGGTGAACGCCGCCGCCTTCGCCCACCACCCCGAGCAGGGCTCCCTCACCCAGCGGGACCTCGACGACCGCGAGGCCGAGGAGTGGTTCGACCCGGCCGGTTTCTTCCTGGCCGAGCGGGCGGGCGAGCTGATCGGCTTCCACTGGACCAAGGTGCACGCGGAGGAGCGCCTGGGCGAGGTGTACGTCCTCGGCATCCGCCCCGACGTCCAGGGCGGCGGCCTGGGCAAGGCCCTGACCACCATCGGCCTGCGGCACCTGGCCGGACAGGGACTGCCCACGGCGATGCTGTACGTGGACGCGGACAACAAGGCCGCCGTGTCCGTCTACGAGCGCCTGGGTTTCGTCACCCACGAGACGGACCTGATGTACCGCACGGAATCCTGA
- a CDS encoding bifunctional metallophosphatase/5'-nucleotidase, which yields MPATAQPHQSRRRRRTGRLLAAATVVTAGALAAAALPASANADASRHGHGHGRYQDVQLLSFNDLHGNLEPPAGSSGRVTEVQPDGTTKTVDAGGVEYLATHLREARKGNRYSVTAAGGDMVGASPLLSGLFHDEPTIEALNKLDLDVTSVGNHEFDEGAKELARLQKGGCHPTEGCYTDKRFKGADFPYLAANVLDEKTRKPILEPYWVWKKNGVKVGFIGVTLEGTPDIVSADGVKGLSFKDEAETINKYAKVLQRQGVKSIVALIHEGGFPASTSYNYDCDAPGAGDGVSGPIVDIAKNVTPQVDALVTGHTHSAYVCTIPDPAGNPRMVTSAASFGRLYTDTTLTYDRRTGDIARTSVKSANHVVTRDVPKAPDMTRLIDKWGTLAAPIGNRAVGHISADISRDGTESPLGDLIADAQLAYGRAQDPETDLALMNPGGIRAPLTYAASGAEGDGVVTYAEGFTVQPFANTVNLKDYTGAQLVQVLKEQVSGPNEAAPKILQVSSGLTYTLDLTKSGADRVVTDSIRLDGAPIDPAATYRVASNSFLAGGGDGFPTLNEGANELVGGDDLAALEQYLTANSSAGDPLDPPSADRITVVR from the coding sequence ATGCCAGCCACAGCACAGCCGCACCAGTCGCGCCGCAGACGCCGCACGGGCCGTCTCCTCGCCGCCGCCACGGTCGTCACCGCCGGGGCGCTCGCCGCCGCGGCCCTGCCGGCCTCGGCGAACGCCGACGCGAGCCGGCACGGACACGGGCACGGCCGCTACCAGGACGTCCAGCTGCTCTCCTTCAACGACCTGCACGGCAACCTGGAGCCGCCCGCCGGATCCTCCGGCCGGGTCACCGAGGTCCAGCCGGACGGCACGACGAAGACGGTCGACGCGGGCGGTGTGGAGTACCTCGCCACCCATCTGCGCGAGGCCCGCAAGGGCAACCGCTACTCCGTCACCGCGGCCGGCGGCGACATGGTCGGCGCGTCCCCGCTGCTGTCCGGTCTCTTCCACGACGAGCCGACCATCGAGGCGCTGAACAAGCTCGACCTGGACGTGACGTCGGTCGGCAACCACGAGTTCGACGAGGGCGCGAAGGAGCTGGCCCGCCTCCAGAAGGGCGGCTGCCACCCCACCGAGGGCTGCTACACGGACAAGAGGTTCAAGGGCGCCGACTTCCCGTACCTGGCCGCCAACGTCCTGGACGAGAAGACCCGGAAGCCCATCCTCGAGCCGTACTGGGTGTGGAAGAAGAACGGCGTCAAGGTCGGCTTCATCGGCGTAACCCTGGAGGGCACGCCGGACATCGTCTCGGCGGACGGCGTGAAGGGCCTCTCCTTCAAGGACGAGGCCGAGACGATCAACAAGTACGCCAAGGTGCTCCAGCGCCAGGGCGTGAAGTCGATCGTCGCCCTCATCCACGAGGGCGGCTTCCCGGCCTCGACCTCCTACAACTACGACTGCGACGCCCCGGGCGCCGGCGACGGCGTCTCCGGCCCGATCGTCGACATCGCGAAGAACGTCACGCCGCAGGTCGACGCGCTGGTCACCGGGCACACGCACAGCGCGTACGTCTGCACGATCCCGGACCCGGCGGGCAACCCCCGCATGGTCACCTCGGCCGCGTCCTTCGGCCGCCTCTACACGGACACCACGCTGACCTACGACCGGCGCACGGGCGACATCGCGCGTACGTCGGTGAAGTCGGCGAACCACGTGGTGACGCGGGACGTCCCGAAGGCGCCCGACATGACCCGGCTGATCGACAAGTGGGGCACGCTGGCCGCCCCGATCGGCAACCGCGCGGTCGGCCACATCTCCGCCGACATCTCCCGCGACGGCACCGAGTCCCCGCTGGGCGACCTGATCGCCGACGCGCAGCTCGCGTACGGGAGGGCCCAGGACCCGGAGACCGACCTGGCCCTGATGAACCCGGGCGGCATCCGGGCCCCGCTGACCTACGCGGCCTCGGGCGCCGAGGGCGACGGCGTGGTCACCTACGCCGAGGGCTTCACCGTCCAGCCCTTCGCCAACACGGTGAACCTCAAGGACTACACGGGCGCCCAGCTGGTCCAGGTCCTCAAGGAGCAGGTCAGCGGCCCGAACGAGGCGGCCCCGAAGATCCTCCAGGTCTCGTCCGGCCTCACCTACACCCTGGACCTGACGAAGTCCGGCGCGGACCGCGTGGTGACGGACTCGATCCGCCTCGACGGCGCCCCCATCGACCCGGCGGCCACCTACCGCGTCGCCTCCAACAGCTTCCTCGCGGGCGGCGGCGACGGCTTCCCCACCCTGAACGAGGGCGCGAACGAGCTGGTCGGCGGCGACGACCTGGCCGCGCTGGAGCAGTACCTGACGGCCAACTCGTCGGCCGGCGACCCGCTGGACCCGCCGTCGGCGGACCGGATCACGGTCGTGCGGTAG
- a CDS encoding zf-HC2 domain-containing protein — protein MSDEDSRRQGWHVDEGDLRAYARGELAAPLLWSADAHLSACAECRGVLAEVSDRAALDLGWERLDTELDAPRPGWFEGLLVRGGVGDGTARLLAATPVLRRSWLGAVAAVLVTTFFVAFSAGAAERPTLFLALAPLLPLAGVALAYGPVMDPTYEMAVVSPMHGFRLLMIRTVAVLVVALGVNGLASLAMPGYGLTALAWLLPGLALTTAGLALTPRLGPVAGPAAVAGAWVVLLVVASAGRGEDVPLAPFTAAGQGVSAGLALLGAGLLFIFRDRFDVLGRGAV, from the coding sequence ATGAGTGACGAGGACAGCCGCCGGCAGGGGTGGCACGTGGATGAGGGTGATCTTCGGGCCTATGCCCGGGGGGAGCTGGCGGCGCCCCTGCTGTGGTCCGCCGACGCCCATCTGAGCGCCTGCGCGGAGTGCCGGGGCGTGCTCGCCGAGGTGAGTGACCGCGCTGCCCTGGACCTGGGGTGGGAGCGGCTCGACACCGAGCTGGACGCACCCCGGCCGGGGTGGTTCGAGGGGCTGCTGGTGCGGGGCGGCGTCGGTGACGGCACGGCCCGGCTGCTCGCGGCCACGCCCGTACTGCGTCGCTCCTGGCTCGGTGCCGTCGCCGCCGTACTGGTCACGACCTTCTTCGTCGCCTTCTCGGCCGGTGCCGCCGAGCGGCCCACCCTCTTCCTCGCCCTCGCCCCGCTGCTGCCGCTGGCCGGCGTGGCCCTCGCCTACGGGCCCGTCATGGACCCGACGTACGAGATGGCCGTCGTCTCGCCCATGCACGGCTTCCGGCTGCTGATGATCCGTACGGTCGCCGTGCTGGTCGTGGCCCTCGGGGTGAACGGGCTGGCCTCCCTCGCCATGCCCGGGTACGGGCTGACCGCGCTGGCCTGGCTGCTGCCCGGGCTCGCGCTCACCACGGCCGGGCTCGCGCTGACCCCCCGGCTGGGCCCGGTGGCGGGGCCGGCGGCGGTGGCCGGGGCCTGGGTGGTGCTGCTGGTCGTGGCCAGTGCGGGGCGGGGCGAGGACGTTCCGCTCGCGCCGTTCACCGCGGCCGGGCAGGGCGTGTCCGCGGGGCTCGCCCTGCTGGGTGCCGGGCTTCTGTTCATCTTCCGGGACCGGTTCGACGTGCTCGGGCGGGGGGCCGTGTGA
- a CDS encoding ABC transporter translates to MRGVTADLVGAVWRTLPWRVLAAAGALGLLIAATPVVTGAEPGPWETLVLLRGVALTGALGLAFLLDDPARHLTAPVPTRRPVRQALRVALVAPLAALWWTAALLLTPSESRPPAGDITLEAAVAALLALAGAAAAVRLTDEARPGPLVAAALLLAAVLAPLSLPEGWALFVTPDDPRWAAGHDRWAVLLAAVAAAGAWCGPEPLGRRRVRRAV, encoded by the coding sequence GTGCGAGGAGTGACGGCGGATCTCGTGGGCGCCGTGTGGCGCACTCTGCCGTGGCGGGTACTGGCGGCGGCGGGGGCGCTCGGGCTGCTGATCGCCGCCACGCCGGTCGTCACCGGTGCCGAGCCCGGTCCCTGGGAGACGCTGGTGCTGCTGCGGGGCGTCGCCCTGACCGGCGCCCTCGGGCTGGCCTTCCTGCTGGACGACCCGGCCCGGCACCTCACCGCGCCCGTGCCCACCCGGCGGCCGGTCCGGCAGGCGCTGCGGGTGGCACTGGTCGCACCACTCGCCGCCCTGTGGTGGACGGCCGCGCTGCTGCTCACCCCGTCGGAGTCCCGGCCCCCGGCCGGTGACATCACCCTGGAGGCGGCGGTGGCGGCCCTGCTGGCGCTCGCCGGTGCCGCCGCGGCGGTACGGCTGACGGACGAGGCCCGCCCGGGGCCGCTCGTCGCGGCGGCCCTGCTCCTGGCGGCCGTCCTCGCGCCGCTGTCGCTGCCGGAGGGCTGGGCGCTGTTCGTGACGCCCGACGACCCCCGGTGGGCGGCCGGGCACGACCGGTGGGCGGTGCTGCTGGCGGCGGTGGCCGCGGCGGGGGCGTGGTGCGGGCCGGAGCCGCTGGGACGGCGGCGGGTGCGCCGGGCCGTGTGA
- a CDS encoding serine hydrolase domain-containing protein: MHGLRRRRRGLLVLASLATAVLVAPTASTAAANPRPAGPLQRQVEAIHDTGAVGVHAEVTSPEARDSAYAGTAATNTRRPMPRDGRFRIGSATKTFTATVVLQLVGEGRMSLEDTVEQWLPGVVRGNGNDGSRITVRQLLQHTSGIPDVGPEIPALNSADGYRAERFRTYAPEELVDLALRQKASPGAGWSYSNTNYILAAMIIHKVTGRSWAREVKGRIIRPLGLRDTSTPGVFPFVLGPHAQGYAAFGTDTGIDVTKLNSSMAVGSGSIISTAHDLNRFYAALLGGRLLAPAQLDEMTTTMPALPELGVRYGLGLAEIPLPCGGSYFGHRGELLGYVTWGGATRDGARTAVVYVTSDGGQDTQQAMITLVGQELCRARS, encoded by the coding sequence ATGCACGGGTTAAGAAGGCGTCGGCGAGGTCTACTGGTCTTGGCCAGCCTGGCTACAGCCGTCCTCGTCGCACCGACCGCGTCCACGGCGGCGGCGAACCCGCGGCCGGCCGGTCCGCTCCAACGGCAGGTGGAGGCGATCCACGACACCGGGGCCGTCGGTGTGCACGCCGAGGTGACGTCCCCGGAGGCACGCGACAGCGCGTACGCCGGGACGGCCGCGACGAACACAAGGAGACCCATGCCGCGGGACGGCAGGTTCCGGATCGGCAGTGCCACCAAGACCTTCACCGCCACGGTCGTGCTGCAACTCGTCGGCGAGGGGCGAATGTCCCTGGAGGACACCGTCGAGCAGTGGCTGCCGGGAGTGGTGCGGGGCAACGGCAACGACGGCAGCCGGATCACCGTGCGGCAGCTGCTGCAGCACACCAGCGGCATCCCTGATGTGGGGCCGGAGATACCGGCGTTGAACAGCGCGGACGGCTATCGGGCCGAGCGGTTCCGCACGTATGCCCCCGAGGAGCTGGTGGATCTGGCGCTGAGGCAAAAGGCCTCCCCGGGCGCCGGCTGGTCGTACTCCAACACCAACTACATTCTCGCCGCGATGATCATTCACAAGGTCACCGGCCGGAGTTGGGCACGGGAGGTGAAGGGCCGGATCATCCGCCCCCTGGGCCTGAGGGACACCAGTACGCCCGGCGTCTTCCCGTTCGTCCTGGGCCCGCACGCCCAGGGCTACGCCGCGTTCGGCACCGACACCGGCATCGACGTCACGAAGCTCAATTCGAGTATGGCCGTCGGCTCCGGTTCGATCATCAGCACCGCGCATGATCTGAACCGGTTCTACGCCGCGCTGCTCGGCGGCCGTCTGCTGGCTCCGGCGCAGCTCGACGAGATGACGACCACCATGCCCGCGCTGCCCGAGCTGGGCGTGAGGTATGGACTCGGTCTTGCCGAGATCCCGTTGCCCTGCGGCGGCAGCTATTTCGGCCACCGGGGCGAACTCCTCGGCTATGTCACCTGGGGCGGCGCCACCCGAGACGGGGCCCGGACCGCCGTGGTGTACGTCACCAGTGACGGCGGCCAGGACACCCAGCAGGCCATGATCACCCTCGTGGGTCAAGAACTGTGCCGGGCCCGCTCCTAG
- a CDS encoding sensor histidine kinase, whose translation MTGLVRRYRALPLRSRLALLVAGAVAFAVTAGAVACWFVVKSVLVSSLDEALKANRMDRAQVSRYVDLRTGLCSHDPLTHEQNPYGSSVQLVARQNTSCLIIGTEEVPLTDADRAVAEGSSANALHDATGSDGTQYRVFTYTVPGLSDVAVSAARPLSEVNSSLNNLALVLVFVAGAGVVGAGAAGLWVARTGLRPVDELTRTVEHVARTEDLTVRIPVEDDSDDEIARLSRSFNSMTASLASSRDLQQQLIADAGHELRTPLTSLRTNIELLTRSEETGRPIPEADRKALLASVKAQMTELAALIGDLQELSRPDTGQHEGRTRILPWHDVVESALRRARLRGRELTITADVQPWYVRAEPSALERAVVNILDNAVKFSPESGTVDVRLADGVLTVRDHGPGIPADELPHVFDRFWRSPSARALPGSGLGLSIVARTVQHAGGEVTLTPGEDGGGGTVVTVRLPGAPVPPPEPGAADAGQW comes from the coding sequence GTGACAGGTCTGGTGCGCCGCTATCGCGCGCTGCCGCTGCGTTCGCGCCTGGCGCTGCTGGTGGCGGGGGCGGTGGCGTTCGCCGTGACGGCGGGGGCGGTGGCGTGCTGGTTCGTGGTGAAGAGCGTGCTGGTGAGTTCGCTGGACGAGGCTCTGAAGGCGAACCGGATGGACAGGGCTCAGGTGAGCCGGTACGTGGACCTGCGCACCGGTCTCTGCTCCCACGACCCGCTCACGCACGAGCAGAACCCCTACGGTTCGTCCGTGCAACTGGTGGCCCGGCAGAACACGAGCTGCCTCATCATCGGCACCGAGGAGGTCCCGCTCACGGACGCCGACCGCGCCGTGGCCGAGGGCTCGTCCGCCAACGCCCTGCACGACGCCACCGGTTCGGACGGGACCCAGTACCGCGTCTTCACCTACACCGTGCCGGGCCTGTCCGACGTGGCCGTCTCCGCCGCGCGCCCGCTGAGCGAGGTGAACAGCTCGCTCAACAACCTCGCGCTCGTCCTCGTCTTCGTGGCGGGAGCGGGCGTCGTCGGCGCCGGCGCGGCCGGCCTGTGGGTGGCCCGGACGGGACTGCGGCCCGTGGACGAACTGACCCGTACCGTCGAACACGTCGCCCGCACCGAGGACCTGACCGTCCGCATCCCCGTCGAGGACGACAGCGACGACGAGATCGCCCGCCTCTCCCGCTCCTTCAACAGCATGACGGCGTCCCTGGCCAGCTCCCGTGACCTCCAGCAGCAGCTCATCGCCGACGCGGGCCACGAACTGCGCACCCCTCTCACCTCGCTCCGTACGAACATCGAACTCCTCACCCGCAGCGAGGAGACCGGCCGCCCGATCCCGGAGGCGGACCGCAAGGCGCTGCTCGCCTCGGTGAAGGCGCAGATGACGGAACTGGCCGCGCTGATCGGCGACCTCCAGGAGCTGTCCCGCCCGGACACCGGCCAGCACGAGGGCCGCACGCGGATCCTCCCGTGGCACGACGTCGTCGAGTCGGCGCTGCGCCGCGCCCGCCTGCGCGGCAGGGAGCTGACCATCACGGCCGACGTACAGCCCTGGTACGTACGGGCGGAACCGTCGGCCCTGGAGCGCGCGGTCGTCAACATCCTCGACAACGCGGTGAAGTTCAGCCCGGAGTCCGGCACCGTCGACGTACGCCTCGCCGACGGCGTCCTCACCGTCCGCGACCACGGCCCCGGCATCCCCGCCGACGAACTCCCGCACGTCTTCGACCGGTTCTGGCGTTCCCCGTCGGCCCGCGCCCTGCCGGGATCCGGCCTGGGTCTGTCGATCGTGGCCCGCACGGTGCAGCATGCGGGCGGCGAGGTGACCCTGACCCCGGGCGAGGACGGTGGCGGCGGGACGGTCGTCACCGTGCGGCTGCCGGGAGCGCCGGTGCCACCGCCGGAGCCGGGCGCGGCCGACGCGGGTCAGTGGTAG
- a CDS encoding RNA polymerase sigma factor, which produces MSETRSDGELLRAVAGDGDRRAFEELYRRYAPWLTARMRSRCSDAGVVDDVVQETFLAVWRGSARYREDGDVPGWLWRIGSRRLIDVLRGDGARGRLRQALARLRHRDEVSAEERVLAGVEHGDLAGALVRLSPELRAVLQATVVDGLTTREAAVLLGIPPGTVKTRAMRARRQLREALA; this is translated from the coding sequence GTGAGCGAAACGAGAAGCGACGGGGAGCTGTTGCGGGCCGTCGCGGGGGACGGTGACCGGCGGGCCTTCGAGGAGCTGTACCGCCGGTACGCCCCCTGGCTGACGGCCCGCATGCGCAGCCGCTGCTCCGACGCCGGCGTCGTCGACGACGTCGTGCAGGAGACGTTCCTCGCGGTGTGGCGCGGTAGCGCTCGGTACCGGGAGGACGGGGACGTCCCGGGGTGGCTGTGGCGCATCGGGTCGCGGCGCCTCATCGACGTGCTGCGCGGCGACGGAGCGCGCGGACGCCTGCGGCAGGCGCTGGCGCGGTTGCGGCACCGGGACGAGGTCTCGGCGGAGGAGCGGGTGCTCGCCGGGGTCGAGCACGGCGACCTCGCCGGTGCGCTCGTACGGCTGTCGCCGGAGCTGCGCGCGGTGCTCCAGGCCACCGTCGTCGACGGGCTGACCACCCGCGAGGCGGCCGTCCTGCTCGGCATCCCGCCGGGCACGGTCAAGACGCGGGCCATGCGTGCCCGCCGGCAGCTGCGGGAGGCGCTGGCATGA
- a CDS encoding response regulator transcription factor — protein MSPADADRDRDVQRILIVDDEPAVREALQRSLAFEGYGTEVAVDGADALEKAAAYRPDLVVLDIQMPRMDGLTAARRIRGGGDTTPILMLTARDTVGDRVTGLDAGADDYLVKPFELDELFARIRALLRRSSYAAAVEATAEDDDTLTFADLTMDLATREVTRAGRPVELTRTEFTLLEMFMAHPRQVLTREQILKAVWGFDFEPSSNSLDVYVMYLRRKTEAGGEPRLVHTVRGVGYVLRQGGAE, from the coding sequence ATGAGCCCCGCAGACGCCGACCGCGACCGTGACGTCCAGCGCATCCTGATCGTCGACGACGAGCCGGCGGTCCGCGAAGCCCTCCAGCGCAGCCTCGCCTTCGAGGGATACGGCACCGAGGTCGCCGTCGACGGCGCCGACGCCCTGGAGAAGGCCGCGGCGTACCGGCCCGACCTCGTCGTCCTCGACATCCAGATGCCCCGCATGGACGGCCTGACCGCCGCCCGCCGGATCCGCGGCGGGGGCGACACGACGCCCATCCTGATGCTGACCGCCCGGGACACCGTCGGCGACCGGGTCACCGGCCTCGACGCCGGCGCCGACGACTACCTGGTCAAGCCCTTCGAACTGGACGAACTCTTCGCCCGCATCCGCGCGCTGCTGCGCCGCAGCTCCTACGCGGCGGCGGTGGAGGCCACCGCCGAGGACGACGACACCCTGACGTTCGCCGACCTGACCATGGACCTGGCGACGCGGGAGGTCACCCGGGCCGGGCGCCCGGTGGAGCTGACCCGCACGGAGTTCACCCTGCTGGAGATGTTCATGGCGCACCCGCGCCAGGTCCTCACCCGGGAGCAGATCCTCAAGGCGGTCTGGGGCTTCGACTTCGAGCCGTCGTCCAACTCCCTCGACGTGTACGTCATGTACCTGCGCCGCAAGACCGAGGCGGGCGGCGAGCCGCGCCTGGTCCACACCGTCCGGGGCGTCGGCTACGTGCTGCGGCAGGGCGGCGCGGAGTGA